GTCTCGATAAGCTTACAGATACGTCTCCGTTAGCTTACGCAGTAATATCTGTAACCCGATGCAGTAATATCTGTAACCCGACGCAGTAATATCTGTGACCCGACGCAGTAATATCTGTGACCCGACGCAGCCATATTCGTAACCCGATGCAGTCATATCCGTAACCCGATGCAGTCATATCCGTAACACAGCGCAGCCACATTCGTAACCCAGCTCAGCCTTCATATGAACTAATTTTATGTAATCATCTATCATCCATCACGATTTGCATGTATCATACATTTTAATATGTTAATATACAGATACTTGAATAGCGTGATAGATACTTCAAAAACGGAAATATCCCTCACGCTATCCATCACGATTTGGGGTTATCCCTCACGATTTTCTCACTACACTCTACCAGATACTGTTTCTTTGCAGCCGTGTTGCTAAAATAAAATTTATCTGCATTTTATTAGGATAAAGATGCTTTAGTTTCAAAAATAATCCGTATCTTTGCAGTCGTATTCTTCCCGATAGTAGTTCTTGAATGCTTAATCTGGTAGAATGAAATTTAGAAAGAGCGGACATTTGGGATGCTCATAATTTAATAATGGAGGATTGGATATGAATAAATTAACAAGAGAAGAGGCGCTTAGACGTTGGAAATCTGCCAAGGCCACAAAGAAAGCCATGGTTGACAAGATGCAGAAGATGCTTTATGAAGACTACAAATTACGTACAGGCGAGGAGCCTGTGAGATTTAATGTCTTGTAATGAAAGAATTTGCGACATCTTTATAATCCATTTCATGTTGTTTTTATATTACCATCAACAATTGCAGCAAAGCCTTAAAGCCGCCCTTGTTCTTTTCTTCTTTGAAAACATTGAGAACTTTATCGATGAGTCCGCAGTAGTATTCAAAGGCCTCATCATAATTGAAGTATCTGAGATATGTAGTCATAATCTATGGGTTTAACGTCTTTTCTACAAAAATAATCTAAGATTAGCGCACGTATTTCAGAAATAATTATTGTTTTTACAATTGCATTCTACTGCAGAATGCCAATGACAGGAGGCTGAGGAACAAATCAATCGATATGACGCAGCTCCAAGGGTCGAGGCGCTACGTCAAGGTACAACGCTCCATAAAATCATCATGCAGTTTGTAGCAGGTAAGTTGGTGAGGATGGAGGAAGTGGTATCTTAGGAGAAGTAACCATCAAAAGTAACTATCAAGGCGATAGAGTAACCAACAAAAGTAACCATCAAGAAGATAAAGTAACTATCAAAAGTAACCATGAAGAAAATATGCTTTAAAATGTAGAATCCTGTCGGCATCATAGTCAGCAGGATTCTCTTATAAACTTCTTCTTTCTAATTGTGTCCCTCATATAACTTTTTGAAATATTTTTAGCTAAAAGTTTTGTTGTTAAAAATAAAACTTGTACCTTTGCATCGGGTATCGTTCTAGGATTAGTATGGTTCCCAAGACATTGTGGGTAAAAACAAAAGCATTCGCTATTATTTCGCGTTTAGCCAAGAGCGTAGGAAACTCAATTTGGAATAACAAGCACGGAAATAATATGTGATAGGTGGTTCGTATATATATGTAGCCTCCAGTCAATCCGATTAAGCAATGCAAACACGCTATAGGCGTGATGCATTCTTATGGATTGACTGGGGCTCCATTCCTACGCCGCCCCGTGCTAAACGCGATAAGAGGCATCACGCCCTTTTTGTGTTTTAGCGGATTGATAGTTGGGTGCGTAACAACTATCAATAATTATGGCAAATAGTACATTATCAAATGCTAAGGCTGCCAAAAAAGACGAGTTCTATACCATGTTTTATGATATAGAAACCGAAATGGAAGCCTATCTCGATTACAATCCAAATGTATTTCGTGGCAAGACGGTTCTTCTGCCTTGCGATGACCCGGAGTGGAGTAATTTCACTAAGTATTTTGCACAGAATTTTAAAGATTTGGGTTTGAAGAAACTCATCTCTACAAGTTATGCTCCAGAGAGTATGACTTATAAAAACGGCATACAGTTATCCCTGTTTGAAACTCAATCTGCCAAGTATGATAAGGATAAGACCAAAACACATGGAAAGATATTTGTACTTACTGAAGATTCCACAAGAGATAGAATGCCCAATCTTGATGATCTGCAATGGGATTATCTTGAGGGGGATGGAGATTTCAGAAGCGAAGAGGTCAAAAAACTTAGAGATGAAGCAGATATTATTATAACCAACCCTCCTTTTTCGCTATTCCGAGAGTTTTTGGCGTGGATTGTTGAAGCAAACAAACAGTTTATCATTATCGGCAATATCAATTGTGTAACCTACAAAGAAGTATTCCCTTTGATAAAAGACAACAAGGTTTGGATGGGATACTCTATTCATAGCGGTGACCGAGAGTTTGGTGTTCCTGATGAGTATCCATTAGAAGCTTCTGGAACAAGAATAGATGAAAATGGCAAGAAATACATTCGAGTAAAGGGGGTAAGATGGTACACGAACATCGATCATGGGCATCGTCATAGTGCCAAAAACTTTATGACAATGGCAGATAATATCAAATTTAGTAAGCATAAGGAGGTCCATGGAAGACCATATCTACACTTTGATAATTTCGATGCCATCGAAGTTCCTTATACTGATGCTATCCCTTGTGATTATGAGGGGATGATGGGAGTACCTATTTCTTTTCTTGATAAATATTGCCCTGAGCAATTCGAGATAATGGGTATTACTAAAACTTGGTTTGGTATGGCTAATAAGGTATATCCAAAGCAGATACAGGTTAGTAAAACTGGCATAAAGACTATAGTAACCAAACTAAATGACGGACCTGTAATAGAATTGGATGGTCCACTTGATGGTGAAGTCTATTATATTGTTGATGGCAAGTATTATACACAAGCTTATGCCCGAATATTAATCCGTAAAAAGTAACAACAATGGAAACAGAATTAAAAGAATATACAGTTAAAGAACTGTGCGAGGGTTTCACTTACAGCAAAGCTGACGGAAAAGGCTTATATGGTTTAGCTGGCAAGCTAACTATTCAGCCTGAGTATCAACGCAACTACCTCTATATAGAAAATGAGGGTGAGAAAGAAGTTGCCGTCATTGATTCCGTCATGAAAAAATATCCCTTGGGATTGTTGTACTTTAACAAGTTGCCTGATGGACGCTTGGAGGTTCTTGATGGTCAGCAACGTATCACAAGCCTTGGCAGATATTTGATTAACAAGTTCTCTTATATAAAAAGAGACAATCTGCCTTATAGATTCAAGGCATTGGATAAAGAAGAAAGAGAGCTTATAGAGAATACAAAGATGTTAGCTTACATCTGCGAGGGCACGGAGTCTGAAATCAAGGAGTGGTTTGAAATTATCAATATCGGTGGCATTCGACTCAACGAACAAGAAAAGTTGAACGCCATTTACTCGGGGCCTTTCGTCAGTGCAGCCCGAAAAGAATTCAGCAACAAGGAAGATCCACGTTTGCAAAAATGGGAATGCTACATTTCAGGTTCTGCCAATAGACAGGAAATTCTTCAGGAAGCCCTACGATGGGTGAGCAAAGGAAATATCAAAGACTACATGCAAGAACATCGCCGTGACGCAAACATCAATGAATTGAAAAACTATTTCGATGATGTTATTTCTTGGATAGACCAAACGTTCGATGAGGTTTATCCCAAGATGAAGGGGCTAAACTGGGGTGAACTATACGAACGATTCCATACCACTCCCTATAATCATATTGAGGTATCTCAAAAGGTGAAAGAGCTTTATAACGATCCATGCGTTCAAGATAAAAAGAACGTATTTGAATATGTGCTTGGCGGTTGTAAGGATACAAGACTTCTGAATGTCCGTGTCTTTGATGATAATACCAAACGCAGGGTTTATGATCGTCAGACGTCAGAAGCCAAAAAGAAGCATGAAAGCAATTGTCCTCTTTGTGCTTGTGGCGATGGTCCCAATAAGGATAAAATTTGGGCTTTGAAAGAGATGGAAGCCGACCATGTGAAGGCATGGGTTAACGGCGGAGCTACAGATGAGAGCAACTGTCAGATGCTCTGCAAGACGCATAACCGTTCGAAAGGCAACAGATAAAATGAAATGTTTAGTTTAAATTAAAATATCAAATTTATGAAAAAGTATTTATTTTTAATGTTGCTCCTGTTTATTGGAGCATTTGCAACGACAGCTTTCACAAGCTGCAGTTCTGACGATGATGATTCTAAGGTTCAAGATTTAAGTATTGTTGGTACCTGGAAAGATCAGTCTAGGACAAAGGATGCTGTATGGACCTTCAACAAAGATGGAAAAGGCTATTGTGAAGAGAAAATGTCAGCGATATCCTATAAAATTGCTTTCACATTTACCTTTGATGGTAATACACTGGCAATTTCTTCAAAAGGCAATGGAAAGACCTATAACCAAGCTTATAAAGTTATCATTAACAAAGTTAATTTGATTAAGGCAACAGGTGAAAATGGTGAAACTTTGTCCTTGGAGAAAATAAAATAAAGATTACTAACATTAAGTGTATATCTTTAAACGCGAATTCAACAAGCAAGTGTACTACCAGCTTATTCGCCAAAATCTCTCTCTTATGGATGAATTTTATTTCTTTGCAGAAAGAATGGCTTGCTGTTGTCATTTACAGGCTCATTTACAGGCTCATTTTGTATATGCAACGTTAATTTAACTGATGATAGTGCTGTATCGTTACCAAGCGTAGCGGTGTAATCGGTACCATGCTATCGTCATATTTTATATTGAAATAAAAATACCCCAACCCGCTTAAGAAAGTAGGTTGGGGTTATTTGTTGTGGTATCCAGCATAAAAGAAAAGCGTTAGTTTTCGCTTTTATCAGTAGCTCAGATTTTGAACCATATCCAAAGGTAGCTGGGTCGCTTTGGCTACCTGTTCTGTTGGAAGTCCCATAGCCAGCAAACGTTTAGCCGTTTCAATGTTGGCTTCAGTTCTACCTTCTATTCTACCTTCCCTTTTCGCCGTATCAATAGAGTTCTTGATATCCCGATATGCCATCTTGCTTGCTTCATATCGTTCTTCTACCTGTTTCATACGCTGTTTGTTTTATATCTTATGCAAAGATAAACTTAATATTTGTAACATCCAAACTTTTAGAGCGTTTTTTTTAATTTTCTTCTGCCACAGCCTTCGTTCCTATCCTGATTTATTCAGGTTTCCCTGATTTCTTCAGTAAAGGGGCGAGGA
This Segatella copri DSM 18205 DNA region includes the following protein-coding sequences:
- a CDS encoding adenine-specific methyltransferase EcoRI family protein, whose amino-acid sequence is MANSTLSNAKAAKKDEFYTMFYDIETEMEAYLDYNPNVFRGKTVLLPCDDPEWSNFTKYFAQNFKDLGLKKLISTSYAPESMTYKNGIQLSLFETQSAKYDKDKTKTHGKIFVLTEDSTRDRMPNLDDLQWDYLEGDGDFRSEEVKKLRDEADIIITNPPFSLFREFLAWIVEANKQFIIIGNINCVTYKEVFPLIKDNKVWMGYSIHSGDREFGVPDEYPLEASGTRIDENGKKYIRVKGVRWYTNIDHGHRHSAKNFMTMADNIKFSKHKEVHGRPYLHFDNFDAIEVPYTDAIPCDYEGMMGVPISFLDKYCPEQFEIMGITKTWFGMANKVYPKQIQVSKTGIKTIVTKLNDGPVIELDGPLDGEVYYIVDGKYYTQAYARILIRKK
- a CDS encoding GmrSD restriction endonuclease domain-containing protein gives rise to the protein METELKEYTVKELCEGFTYSKADGKGLYGLAGKLTIQPEYQRNYLYIENEGEKEVAVIDSVMKKYPLGLLYFNKLPDGRLEVLDGQQRITSLGRYLINKFSYIKRDNLPYRFKALDKEERELIENTKMLAYICEGTESEIKEWFEIINIGGIRLNEQEKLNAIYSGPFVSAARKEFSNKEDPRLQKWECYISGSANRQEILQEALRWVSKGNIKDYMQEHRRDANINELKNYFDDVISWIDQTFDEVYPKMKGLNWGELYERFHTTPYNHIEVSQKVKELYNDPCVQDKKNVFEYVLGGCKDTRLLNVRVFDDNTKRRVYDRQTSEAKKKHESNCPLCACGDGPNKDKIWALKEMEADHVKAWVNGGATDESNCQMLCKTHNRSKGNR
- a CDS encoding DUF5640 domain-containing protein, coding for MKKYLFLMLLLFIGAFATTAFTSCSSDDDDSKVQDLSIVGTWKDQSRTKDAVWTFNKDGKGYCEEKMSAISYKIAFTFTFDGNTLAISSKGNGKTYNQAYKVIINKVNLIKATGENGETLSLEKIK